In Takifugu flavidus isolate HTHZ2018 chromosome 1, ASM371156v2, whole genome shotgun sequence, the DNA window ctttttatttatttttttttaatgtttgcatgATCCGAATCAAGTAAGGACATCTTCAGGGAGTTCAACacaacaccaccagcagcagcacagagttCTAATGTGTTTTGTGCTCTTGGGATGAACAAGGTAAAGTGATTATCAGGCTATAAAGTAGCGTGTCAACATTTCACATGGCAGCAGAAGCTCGCTCCGCTGTGCCGTCGCTACTGAGGTTTCCAAAGAGGCTCGCTCGGGCGGGAACAGGAAGTCAAATCCTGTTTTTAAGCCATGAAAAaaccctttcaaaataaacagtCTGGGACCAGTTGCAAATGGTTTTATACCCTTTATATTACTTTAAACTCGTGCAGCTGCCTCACTAAAGAatttatctgtgtttatttctcAACTGAATATGTTACTTTGAAAGGGTGTCATCAGACTTAAAGACTGGATAGCGACTGGATAGTCTAATTTAAACGAGCATGTGGATCTCATTGTACTCATCTCGTCCATCTTCATCAAAGTTTGGCGAGTCCTCGTCACAGTCCAGCTGTGAAGACACAAATTGGACTCATCAGTTTCATAACTAAAATGATTagtttttcctttctttatgAGAGGATCAAAATAAATTGTGCATCCTGCCTCCTAGAGAGCAGCAAAGCATGCCCCAGTGGCCTAATGGATAAGGCACTGGCCTCCTAAGCCAGGGATTGTGGGTTCGAGTCCCATCTGGGGTGTGAGTCTTTTGTTGAGCCTGGGGAAGAGGTGCTGGAGGCAGAAGAGCCCTTGGGCAAGGAAACAACCAAATACAGTATTCACAGCACCTGTCAATGATTGCTTGTGCATGTTGTTGAGCAGAATAAACTAGCAAAACAGTTGTTTCCTCTCTGTACGATCAACAAATTAGCTTCCTTTTAAAAGTCAGTGCAGCTATTTGGCCTAAACGGAGGGCTACAACTTGAAAAGCACGTGTCACACTGAACTGTAACGGAACGAAATTCTTTGGGAAAAATTAGAGTGTAAAGGTTCACACCTATGTCCAAAAGCTGCTGAATGAGAGGCAGGAAACAAGTGACAAGTGGTCAGCTCATTGCAGGTCCAacatacagacagacatacCCAGAGTGACCCTGGGCCCCAGGCGGATTTAAACCTGGGACCTTCTCACTGTAAAGTGCGAACCACTGCACCACCATTTCCCACTGTAACCGAATACATTATCCTGAAAGatatcacatttatttaagGAGGTGGTAGGGGAAGAGGTCCTGATATCATGGTGGTCCAATCAAGGTAATCGCCCTCAGGCAATTCTGAGTTAATCCTCTCGTGCAGTGGGTTCATGCGACCTTTGGATGAACGACGTACGAATGGTGGTAAAGGGAAGAACGAAATTATGTATTTAAGCCCCTGAAAagggtgggtttttttgctAAAATGCAGGGCTTTAATCTGACAGTGATGACATGCATGGGTTTGGAGCATCTAACCAAGAAAACACAAAGCCCCCGCTCCAGGCAGGAAGGACTGGGAACGCTTTCCTGGTTAGAACACGGAGCAAAGAGAAATATTTGCTCTTTGGTTAAATATTTTCGGACAGAATGCCGtccaaaagaaaaatataaaaataataatttgtgggcaatttcaattatttattttacaaaatgtcAGTGCATGATAGACGTGAAAACAGGCCAATGTCTTACCGATGTTACGTTCCCTGGATTTGAAAATAACCCTGTAAAATAAGTATCTCAAAGCCACCTGGGATCAGGTTCTGGTGGCAAAATATCATTCCTAGAATAACTGGGCTGTACAACCTACCGCCTGCAGCTCTCGCTCCTCAAAAATCCTGGACAGGATGAGGCGGCGCAGCGGCACCGtcatgatgaggatgaagggGAACGCCAGAGACGCCGTGGTGGACTTCACGACCCACAGCGTGATGATGCACcccagctgggtcagggtgaACATATTCATCCGCCATGTCTTCACCTAATGCAGCAGATGCAAGGAGGCACAAAGGTGTCAATCCAGCAGACCGGAGCACCAGAACACGTGTATTTGGTCCCATTTTGTGGAAAGCTGTGTTGGACACTGATGCTGATGAGCAGAATGGTTAGAAAGGTCAACTTGTCTCTACTCTCCTCAGAGACGGCTCCTGTTGTTAGCCTTGTTAGCATGtgatcacacacctgcaaaCTGGAGATTCAACTGTAATTTCCTTTATCTCActgataaaagcagcagcactttTGCAATTTGGTGTATGAAATCTTTCATTTGTGGCCCTTGGTTCTCCTTACGCTAATGGAGCACCAAGGGCTCAGTCTGTGTGTCACCTTGGTCACATAAATGTGGTCGGGGTGATGCTTGGCAGGCGTGACCATCAACGTGATGCGCTCGTACAGTTGGATGCCGGTCAGAGAGGTGACCCCCATGTAGAGGAATATGCCAAAGAGCACAGCCAGAGGGATGAGACGGAGCACGTCGGTCATCACTATGGACATACCTGACGGTCAAGAGTGAGACAAGCTCATGTTTACTGCTTCTGTACAACTGTGGTTGTAACAATAAAACTTTCAGGTTCAAGAATATGTTTCTTTTCCCCAAGCTTAATATGTTAGATTCCCTTTTCTCCTCACCGACGAGCACGGCCACTAGAAGCCCAGTCAGCCTCTgctctttcacttcctggatTTTGGGCTTCTCTCCAGGAGCGGTGGCTTTGCTCATGACAGTGAGGGCGTTCACGTGGGTGACGGAGCGCACGGTGGCAGCGGTGAGCCACGGCAGGCCGAAGAGAGGACAGAAGGCTCCCAGGATGACAATGAGCAGGAGGTCCAGGTGGAATCCTGAACCTTTAACCAGCCGACGCTCCTTCTTACTCACTATCAACctgatggaggagagggaaggtggAGTAGCGGTGTGTTTCTACAGAGAGGAACCCTTACACTCGCGGATGCAGTGACGGTACATACGAGGTGATCTGCGTTTCCATGAAAATGAGGATGAAGACCAAAAGGGCAGGTACGACAGATGCTCCCATCATCCAGGTGGGAAACGGCTGCTTGTCACCAAAGGGACTGATGAACCAGCCTCTCTTGTCAGGAGATGTGACAGAGAAACCTGAGGGCACATTGAGCttctgtaaacaaacaaacaaaagtatGGAATAATGTTAGCAGGTAGTGAACTGAAGATACCTTTGTTAATTCATTTGTTATACCAGGGATTTTCTATTAAATGTCAAGTATTTGGAATCAGAGAGATCCACTAAatagaaaacaggaagttactTCACCCACGTTTCATTCATCTGCCATCGATGGTTAGAATGAAATAGATAATAAGTTCCTCAGATAACTTTGAGTGATTTGCTGTGACTTAAAGTAAGGTCACCTGTGTGTAGGTGTCAGGAATGCTGCAATCCATCATGACAAAAACTAAAATTGAGATGGGGATTCCAAAGTCGCCAATAATTCTTCTGGCCTGGGAACATTGAAAAGTTTTAAAATTAACTGCAATAGtgaaaggaaacatttaatTTTTCTCATTTGTACATTGAAAGTGTggaaataaagttaaaaataataatacctTGCCGCCTAAAAAGCGACTGTTTCTCAATTTCCTGAGgaagaaagcaagaaagaagGTGCCCATCATAAGGACCAGAGACAGAAGAGCCGTGTTGGGCTGGTTGAAGACCAGATGGTCATCATGAAACCCATTAGCTGTGGTGGCGTCACTGGGATAAACTGACATCAGTGGATGCTCCttaaaaacctggaaaaacaacCTCCTATCAGTTTAAGCAAAAATTGAATGTGTTAACAGAAATAGATGGATTTCTTTCTTTGAGTTACTATCTTTAGTTGACAGAAAAGCCACAGTACAAAGCGGATCAAACAGAGATAGGTCTCTTTGATTTACGCAGTGCCAGCTGTCTTCGAGCAGCACATGTTTCCAGGGTGTGTTTGGTAGTGGAAAAGTGTTTGATGACGACTTTGTAATGACCTTCAAGGTCGCACGTGCTGAAGTTACTCTGCTTTCATGTGGAACAGCTGTGAACTGTCCCTCCGTCATTCTTGCTCACACACGCAAGATGTTCATGTCGCACGGTTCAGCAACGCCACCGCGCAAAGACCGCGGCCTTGGTGTGAATATCGATTACAATTAATCAAAGACTGCTGGTCGTGGTGTGTCCCCATTGACTTGATTAAGTTTCGTGTTGTGCGTGGCGGTCAGAGTCGCTACCTTGACGAGCTTGGAAAAGGTCTCATAGATGAAGATCAGGGAGATGAGGAAGGCAAAAATCTCCTGTGTGAATGGCGAGATGTAGCGGACGAGGAAGCTGCCCTCGGCCGCCACAATCACCAAGACAATGAAGATGAGCCAGAAACCGATCCACACCCGGCCGGTCAGGTACTCGTAGTTGTAGGCCTGACAGAACTGATGAGAAAAACAGAGACGTGCTAAAAAAGAGGAATGTAACACGAATACGCCTtcactgcagcaacattttagGTCGGCTACCTTGAAGTAGGCTTCTTCGAACACCAACAACGGCCCCGAGAAGCCGATGATGAGGAGAGGCTGCCCGGCTAGCAGCGAGAATATAACTCCAAGAGTCGCAGTTGACACAATCAGCTCAGTCACTCCCATCATGCCCTCTGTTTTTTCTCCTTCAAAGGGAAAGAGCACAATTCCAAAACACAGCTATCACAGTAAAACAGAGTCCAAATGTCCAAATGAATTTACCCAACAAGCCTCCAAATGTAATAGTCGGCGAGAGCGCGGCGAAATAGATGAAAATAACAGCGGCGATGCATTGTGTGTCCAGGGCGTCTTTTAGGTCGCTGACGTAGTGTGGGTAGCGTCGCCGGATGTCGTGGATGAGACCTCCGAAGATGATGCCTGAACGCTTCAGCGGatccacctcctggtctccctcttcctcctcctcacatgggCTTATCTCTAAAAGGAGTTTAAAGGCCCTGTTAGGTAGTTGCATCAAAACTAGCCGCTATCACTTGAATCAACCTACTAAATACAGGTTAACTTGTTCTGGATTTAAAATAGCTTCAAGTTTCGTGTGGGTTTGACAGCGAACCTTTGTTGTTCAGCTCGATTCCAAGAACGGATTGGTGCTTCTTGAGTTCCCGCTCCTTCCTCTTGCGTAGCATCTGCTTTTGGAAGTCAGCCACTGTCTTCAGGAGGTCTTTGCCCTCTACCTCGGAGGGTGGAATGACGATGCTGTAGTCCAGGAATTCATTGATGCCGTTCAGGAGATCCTGTCTGTCATCAGCAAAATAGGCCACCTCATGGAAGCTCTGCAACATCATACAATTAAAAAGTGAGGCCATTTCAATCAGCATTAAAAGCTGCTTCTTATTATGATATCATTAAGACGATATCTAagaatttggctttttttttactcttaaaATTGACCTTGTCAGACATGAGAGTGGAAAAAGATCGTCCAATCTCA includes these proteins:
- the slc4a3 gene encoding anion exchange protein 3 isoform X2, which codes for MEIKAETHNGKIPVVGQNGEEDEEETACSSIPPPSDPSPSSTTHSCFRRRPVHHRMAGAQRSNYDLRERICIGSMTALETAVYQQVPTDEAEAQMLASADLDDMKSHRFEDNPGVRRHLVKKSSRCQISRASNSSTPLSSLKKKKRAADKKTHELFVELNELIVEKDHEMRWKERARWIKFEEDVEEETDRWGKPHVASLSFRSLLELRRTITHGAILLDLEQNSLPGIAHLVVETMIISDQIRAEDRPSVLRALLLKHSHPSDLKHRFHRHQSSASLHGSFNHNHVQDTNLPLVTEEHDENSDGKGPVYDPKQDVFVSLFKSLHPLPPESNPAAARSMKLLAKIPKDAEAVIVLVGCVEFLEQPAMAFVRLNEAVLLESVLEIPVPVRFLFVLLGPSQSNVDYHEIGRSFSTLMSDKSFHEVAYFADDRQDLLNGINEFLDYSIVIPPSEVEGKDLLKTVADFQKQMLRKRKERELKKHQSVLGIELNNKEISPCEEEEEGDQEVDPLKRSGIIFGGLIHDIRRRYPHYVSDLKDALDTQCIAAVIFIYFAALSPTITFGGLLGEKTEGMMGVTELIVSTATLGVIFSLLAGQPLLIIGFSGPLLVFEEAYFKFCQAYNYEYLTGRVWIGFWLIFIVLVIVAAEGSFLVRYISPFTQEIFAFLISLIFIYETFSKLVKVFKEHPLMSVYPSDATTANGFHDDHLVFNQPNTALLSLVLMMGTFFLAFFLRKLRNSRFLGGKARRIIGDFGIPISILVFVMMDCSIPDTYTQKLNVPSGFSVTSPDKRGWFISPFGDKQPFPTWMMGASVVPALLVFILIFMETQITSLIVSKKERRLVKGSGFHLDLLLIVILGAFCPLFGLPWLTAATVRSVTHVNALTVMSKATAPGEKPKIQEVKEQRLTGLLVAVLVGMSIVMTDVLRLIPLAVLFGIFLYMGVTSLTGIQLYERITLMVTPAKHHPDHIYVTKVKTWRMNMFTLTQLGCIITLWVVKSTTASLAFPFILIMTVPLRRLILSRIFEERELQALDCDEDSPNFDEDGRDEYNEIHMLV
- the slc4a3 gene encoding anion exchange protein 3 isoform X1; translation: MATGGHVPEIDVLVNLQQVKVEDEDEEGSMEEQEEEEEEENLEKTLSVERFGDIISDSTSSSSGRMGRNYTEKDFEYHRHSFHHTHHPLSTHLPLPQRLRKRVHSMDRRRKKKRKKKKTSLPPSDVTPTIHEVDEEEAQSDTDGQGVAATPTEPPDLQPQFSLGSQEDLEEPPPLTTFHVENEHLSTGKAASMEIKAETHNGKIPVVGQNGEEDEEETACSSIPPPSDPSPSSTTHSCFRRRPVHHRMAGAQRSNYDLRERICIGSMTALETAVYQQVPTDEAEAQMLASADLDDMKSHRFEDNPGVRRHLVKKSSRCQISRASNSSTPLSSLKKKKRAADKKTHELFVELNELIVEKDHEMRWKERARWIKFEEDVEEETDRWGKPHVASLSFRSLLELRRTITHGAILLDLEQNSLPGIAHLVVETMIISDQIRAEDRPSVLRALLLKHSHPSDLKHRFHRHQSSASLHGSFNHNHVQDTNLPLVTEEHDENSDGKGPVYDPKQDVFVSLFKSLHPLPPESNPAAARSMKLLAKIPKDAEAVIVLVGCVEFLEQPAMAFVRLNEAVLLESVLEIPVPVRFLFVLLGPSQSNVDYHEIGRSFSTLMSDKSFHEVAYFADDRQDLLNGINEFLDYSIVIPPSEVEGKDLLKTVADFQKQMLRKRKERELKKHQSVLGIELNNKEISPCEEEEEGDQEVDPLKRSGIIFGGLIHDIRRRYPHYVSDLKDALDTQCIAAVIFIYFAALSPTITFGGLLGEKTEGMMGVTELIVSTATLGVIFSLLAGQPLLIIGFSGPLLVFEEAYFKFCQAYNYEYLTGRVWIGFWLIFIVLVIVAAEGSFLVRYISPFTQEIFAFLISLIFIYETFSKLVKVFKEHPLMSVYPSDATTANGFHDDHLVFNQPNTALLSLVLMMGTFFLAFFLRKLRNSRFLGGKARRIIGDFGIPISILVFVMMDCSIPDTYTQKLNVPSGFSVTSPDKRGWFISPFGDKQPFPTWMMGASVVPALLVFILIFMETQITSLIVSKKERRLVKGSGFHLDLLLIVILGAFCPLFGLPWLTAATVRSVTHVNALTVMSKATAPGEKPKIQEVKEQRLTGLLVAVLVGMSIVMTDVLRLIPLAVLFGIFLYMGVTSLTGIQLYERITLMVTPAKHHPDHIYVTKVKTWRMNMFTLTQLGCIITLWVVKSTTASLAFPFILIMTVPLRRLILSRIFEERELQALDCDEDSPNFDEDGRDEYNEIHMLV
- the slc4a3 gene encoding anion exchange protein 3 isoform X3, whose product is MTDLGAQENQEGGDADKKNSVDHHVPEHHFGAHRGLGTPKQHLYERHGSASNVEGFEDFEEFVLDFDDYDLLESIHTQLGSPLEPIRHRFEDNPGVRRHLVKKSSRCQISRASNSSTPLSSLKKKKRAADKKTHELFVELNELIVEKDHEMRWKERARWIKFEEDVEEETDRWGKPHVASLSFRSLLELRRTITHGAILLDLEQNSLPGIAHLVVETMIISDQIRAEDRPSVLRALLLKHSHPSDLKHRFHRHQSSASLHGSFNHNHVQDTNLPLVTEEHDENSDGKGPVYDPKQDVFVSLFKSLHPLPPESNPAAARSMKLLAKIPKDAEAVIVLVGCVEFLEQPAMAFVRLNEAVLLESVLEIPVPVRFLFVLLGPSQSNVDYHEIGRSFSTLMSDKSFHEVAYFADDRQDLLNGINEFLDYSIVIPPSEVEGKDLLKTVADFQKQMLRKRKERELKKHQSVLGIELNNKEISPCEEEEEGDQEVDPLKRSGIIFGGLIHDIRRRYPHYVSDLKDALDTQCIAAVIFIYFAALSPTITFGGLLGEKTEGMMGVTELIVSTATLGVIFSLLAGQPLLIIGFSGPLLVFEEAYFKFCQAYNYEYLTGRVWIGFWLIFIVLVIVAAEGSFLVRYISPFTQEIFAFLISLIFIYETFSKLVKVFKEHPLMSVYPSDATTANGFHDDHLVFNQPNTALLSLVLMMGTFFLAFFLRKLRNSRFLGGKARRIIGDFGIPISILVFVMMDCSIPDTYTQKLNVPSGFSVTSPDKRGWFISPFGDKQPFPTWMMGASVVPALLVFILIFMETQITSLIVSKKERRLVKGSGFHLDLLLIVILGAFCPLFGLPWLTAATVRSVTHVNALTVMSKATAPGEKPKIQEVKEQRLTGLLVAVLVGMSIVMTDVLRLIPLAVLFGIFLYMGVTSLTGIQLYERITLMVTPAKHHPDHIYVTKVKTWRMNMFTLTQLGCIITLWVVKSTTASLAFPFILIMTVPLRRLILSRIFEERELQALDCDEDSPNFDEDGRDEYNEIHMLV